The Primulina tabacum isolate GXHZ01 chromosome 7, ASM2559414v2, whole genome shotgun sequence genome includes a window with the following:
- the LOC142550565 gene encoding uncharacterized protein LOC142550565 — protein MRDVVGIISVPLLAELWWHTMSTDAREIVRTCEVCQRHGNFSHNPASPMKPIRVACPSDQWRLDIVGPFPIDRVQKKFLLVAVDYFSKWVEGESLAKITEAEVLKFLWKNIVCRFGLHRKLISKNGRQFQGRKIMAWLSGSDCRESRRIGRKSYPTSYGHIELTATRETPYSLVYGSEAMLLVEIGKTSTRIQSYPEGNDEIRAQELDLIEEKRERATVRIEAYRIRVMRAYNQKVRP, from the exons atgaGGGATGTTGTGGGGATCATCTCGGTTCCACTATTGGCTGAATTATGGTGGCACACTATGAGCACTGATGCCCGGGAAATTGTTCGAACTTGTGAAGTATGCCAGAGACATGGTAATTTTAGCCATAACCCGGCATCACCAATGAAGCCTATTCGAGTGGCATGTCCCTCTGATCAATGGAGACTAGATATCGTGGGCCCTTTCCCAATAGACCGAGTGCAAAAGAAGTTCTTACTGGTGGCAGTGGACTATTTTTCCAAATGGGTGGAAGGCGAATCATTGGCCAAAATCACTGAAGCAGAGGTACTCAAGTTTTTATGGAAAAACATTGTTTGCAGGTTCGGATTACACAGGAAACTAATATCGAAAAATGGCCGGCAATTCCAAGGAAGAAAAATTATGGCCTG GCTCTCAGGGTCAGACTGCAGGGAATCGAGAAGGATTGGGCGGAAGAGCTACCCAACGTCGTATGGGCATATTGAACTGACTGCTACTAGAGAAACCCCTTATAGCTTGGTCTATGGATCTGAAGCAATGCTACTAGTAGAGATTGGTAAAACATCTACTAGGATTCAGAGCTACCCAGAAGGAAATGATGAAATTCGAGCCCAAGAACTAGACTTGAtagaagaaaagagagaaagAGCAACTGTTCGAATAGAGGCTTATCGAATTCGGGTCATGAGAGCTTATAATCAGAAAGTTCGACCCTGA